The proteins below come from a single Fodinicola acaciae genomic window:
- a CDS encoding EamA family transporter has protein sequence MTLPLAAVIAVCIAAVAHASWNAIAHAITDRWAAFSLVMGGGAACGAILLLFVPAPKPASWLPLAISVVLHLAYNLLLMLSYQLSDFGQAYPLARGTAPLLVAVAAAVFVGESLASAQIAGVIIVSGGLIAVALFGRQNGRMHTAAVTAAVATGVAIASYTTVDGVGVRASGSPAGYIGWLMLCQGVAMLVVAVAVRRRELWPAIRPVWRRGLVGGVLGITGYGLVLWAQTRGALAPIAALRETSILIGAVIGAVVFHERFGRPRIAATVVVLVGIVLLNLSRL, from the coding sequence ATGACCTTGCCTCTTGCCGCGGTGATCGCGGTCTGCATCGCCGCCGTCGCGCATGCCAGCTGGAACGCGATCGCGCACGCGATCACCGACCGCTGGGCCGCCTTCAGCCTCGTCATGGGTGGCGGCGCCGCCTGCGGCGCGATCCTGCTTTTGTTCGTACCGGCGCCGAAACCGGCGAGCTGGCTGCCGCTGGCGATCTCGGTGGTGCTGCATCTGGCGTACAACCTGCTGCTGATGCTGTCCTATCAGCTGTCCGACTTCGGCCAGGCCTATCCGCTGGCTCGCGGCACCGCTCCCCTGCTGGTCGCCGTCGCCGCCGCCGTCTTCGTCGGCGAAAGCCTGGCATCGGCACAGATCGCCGGCGTGATCATCGTGTCCGGTGGCCTGATCGCCGTCGCGCTGTTCGGCCGCCAGAACGGCCGGATGCACACGGCCGCGGTGACCGCCGCGGTGGCGACCGGTGTGGCGATCGCCTCGTACACGACCGTCGACGGCGTCGGCGTACGCGCGTCCGGCAGCCCGGCCGGCTACATCGGCTGGCTGATGCTCTGCCAGGGCGTCGCGATGCTGGTGGTGGCCGTGGCGGTCCGGCGGCGCGAGCTGTGGCCGGCGATCCGGCCGGTGTGGAGGCGCGGCCTGGTCGGCGGCGTGCTGGGCATCACCGGCTATGGACTCGTGCTGTGGGCCCAAACTCGCGGCGCGCTGGCGCCGATCGCCGCGCTGCGCGAGACCAGCATCCTGATCGGTGCCGTCATCGGCGCGGTGGTCTTCCACGAGCGGTTCGGCCGGCCGCGGATCGCGGCCACCGTGGTCGTGCTGGTCGGCATCGTGCTGCTGAACCTGTCGCGGTTGTGA
- a CDS encoding NADP-dependent oxidoreductase — MARSVHLVRRPSGLPVAGDFAIVDGEPPSPRDGTALVENLYVSVDPYMRGLMDDTWPLGTAGEGRSIGRVVESRTDLRVGDLVFHWRGWRTHALVEPADVRVLRPADGVPLSAYLGILGGTGLTAYVGLTRVGRLRPGETVFVSAAAGGVGSAAGQIARTLGAGRVVGSAGSAAKVRHLLDDLGYDAAFDYHDGPVAELLAKAAPDGVDVYFDNVGGDQLEAALGSMRERGRLALCGAIARHSGDQPGPRNLFEIIRKNLRLEGFSVRDHLASQPELEEFLVPHLQSGAVVPAETIVEGIDNAVEAFRGLFRGDNTGKTIVRVGS; from the coding sequence ATGGCGCGATCCGTCCACCTCGTCCGCCGTCCGTCCGGCCTGCCGGTCGCCGGCGACTTCGCGATCGTCGACGGCGAGCCGCCGTCGCCGCGCGACGGGACCGCGCTGGTGGAAAACCTCTACGTCTCCGTCGATCCATACATGCGCGGCCTGATGGACGACACCTGGCCGCTCGGCACCGCCGGCGAGGGCCGGTCGATCGGCCGCGTTGTCGAGTCGCGGACCGACCTGCGGGTCGGTGACCTCGTCTTTCACTGGCGGGGTTGGCGCACGCACGCGCTGGTGGAGCCGGCGGACGTACGCGTGCTGCGGCCGGCCGACGGCGTGCCGTTGAGCGCCTATCTCGGCATCCTCGGCGGCACCGGCCTGACCGCGTACGTCGGACTCACCAGGGTCGGGCGGCTGCGGCCGGGCGAGACGGTCTTCGTGTCGGCCGCGGCCGGCGGTGTCGGCAGCGCGGCCGGCCAGATCGCTCGTACGCTCGGGGCCGGCCGGGTCGTCGGCAGCGCCGGATCGGCCGCGAAGGTGCGGCACCTGCTCGACGATCTCGGCTACGACGCGGCCTTCGACTATCACGACGGCCCGGTGGCCGAGCTGCTCGCCAAGGCCGCGCCGGACGGCGTCGACGTGTATTTCGACAACGTCGGCGGCGACCAGCTGGAGGCTGCGCTCGGCTCGATGCGCGAGCGTGGCCGCCTGGCGTTGTGCGGCGCGATAGCGAGGCACAGCGGCGACCAGCCGGGGCCGCGCAATCTCTTCGAGATCATCCGGAAAAACCTTCGACTGGAAGGCTTCTCGGTGCGCGACCACCTCGCGTCGCAGCCCGAGCTCGAGGAGTTTCTGGTGCCACACCTGCAAAGTGGAGCCGTCGTGCCGGCCGAGACGATCGTCGAGGGCATCGACAACGCGGTCGAGGCCTTTCGCGGCCTTTTCCGCGGCGACAACACCGGAAAGACGATCGTACGCGTCGGCTCGTGA
- a CDS encoding winged helix-turn-helix transcriptional regulator, producing the protein MAKQRRVSEACVRSDAALARAFEFLGKRWNAVILAVLGSRPAAFRELSRAIGRISDSVLSDRLAELTAAGLISRTVDEGPPVSVTYALTDCGRGLMPVLDQISLWAEQNLPE; encoded by the coding sequence ATGGCCAAGCAACGCCGGGTTTCCGAAGCGTGCGTCCGTAGCGACGCCGCGCTGGCGCGCGCCTTCGAGTTTCTCGGCAAGCGTTGGAACGCGGTGATCCTCGCGGTGCTCGGCAGCCGGCCGGCGGCCTTTCGCGAGCTGTCCCGGGCGATCGGCCGGATCTCGGACTCGGTGCTGTCCGACCGGCTCGCCGAGCTGACCGCCGCCGGCCTGATCAGCCGGACGGTCGACGAGGGGCCGCCGGTCTCGGTGACGTACGCGTTGACCGACTGCGGCCGCGGCCTGATGCCGGTGCTGGACCAGATTTCCCTCTGGGCAGAGCAAAACCTGCCGGAATAA
- a CDS encoding LLM class flavin-dependent oxidoreductase: MVDYGHDLTFGAFVTPQNRQPRDVVALAQLTERVGLDLVTFQDHPYQPAFLDTWTLLSWVAAKTERVHLSGNVLNLALRPPAVLARAAASLDLLSGGRVELGIGAGGFWEAIEAMGGPRRTPAEAVASLDEAIQIIREIWDPAKRGGVRVDGAQFRVSGAKRGPEPAHDIPIWVGALKPRMLRLVGAKADGWLPSQVYLKDGDLARGNAIIDEAAAAAGRDPREIRRLLNVAPVRGPIEQWVDELLPYAVEHGVSTFISTGDDPAAIQLWGEEVVPALRDAIASERNAAGTRTGEVVRGPKALALRHDGVAYDAVPAGLTAIEPGDKGYRQVRSTYVHSGRPALVLRPESDKQVIEALDFARTQDVPIAVRSAGHGISGRSTNDGGIVIDVGSLNEVEVLRGTRVRIGPGRAVGSRGDRAWQARPRDELG; the protein is encoded by the coding sequence ATGGTCGACTACGGTCACGACCTCACCTTCGGCGCGTTCGTGACTCCGCAGAACCGCCAGCCGCGCGACGTGGTGGCGCTGGCTCAGCTGACCGAGCGGGTCGGCCTGGACCTGGTCACCTTCCAGGACCATCCCTACCAGCCGGCCTTCCTGGACACCTGGACGCTGCTGTCCTGGGTCGCCGCGAAAACCGAGCGCGTCCACCTGAGCGGCAACGTCCTCAACCTGGCGCTGCGGCCGCCGGCGGTGCTGGCGCGCGCGGCGGCGAGCCTCGACCTGCTCTCCGGCGGACGGGTCGAGCTCGGCATCGGCGCCGGTGGGTTCTGGGAGGCCATCGAGGCGATGGGCGGACCGCGTCGTACGCCCGCCGAGGCGGTCGCCTCGCTGGACGAGGCGATCCAGATCATCCGGGAGATCTGGGACCCGGCCAAACGCGGCGGCGTACGCGTCGATGGCGCGCAGTTTCGTGTCAGCGGCGCGAAACGTGGTCCGGAACCGGCGCACGACATCCCGATCTGGGTCGGCGCGCTGAAACCGCGGATGCTGCGGCTGGTCGGCGCCAAGGCCGACGGCTGGCTGCCGAGCCAGGTCTACCTGAAGGACGGAGACCTGGCGCGCGGCAACGCGATCATCGACGAGGCGGCCGCCGCGGCCGGCCGCGATCCGCGCGAGATCCGCCGGCTGCTCAACGTCGCGCCGGTGCGGGGTCCGATCGAGCAGTGGGTCGACGAGCTGCTTCCGTACGCCGTCGAGCATGGCGTCAGCACGTTCATCTCGACCGGCGACGACCCGGCGGCGATCCAGCTGTGGGGTGAGGAGGTGGTGCCCGCCCTGCGTGACGCGATCGCCAGCGAGAGAAACGCGGCCGGCACCCGCACGGGGGAGGTGGTGCGTGGCCCAAAAGCACTGGCTCTCCGGCATGACGGCGTCGCATACGACGCGGTGCCGGCCGGCCTGACCGCGATCGAGCCCGGCGACAAAGGATATCGCCAGGTCCGCTCGACGTATGTCCACAGTGGACGGCCAGCGCTGGTTTTGCGGCCGGAGAGCGACAAACAGGTCATCGAGGCGCTGGATTTCGCGCGTACGCAGGACGTGCCGATCGCCGTACGCAGTGCTGGCCATGGCATCAGCGGCCGGTCGACCAACGACGGTGGCATCGTCATCGACGTTGGCAGCCTCAACGAGGTCGAGGTGCTCCGCGGCACGCGCGTACGCATCGGTCCGGGGCGCGCGGTGGGGTCACGT